One Symphalangus syndactylus isolate Jambi chromosome 10, NHGRI_mSymSyn1-v2.1_pri, whole genome shotgun sequence genomic region harbors:
- the CXCL5 gene encoding C-X-C motif chemokine 5 — MSLLSSRAARVPGPSSSLCALLVLLLLLTPPGPIASAGPVPAVLRELRCVCLQTTQGIHPKMISNLQVFAIGPQCSKVEVVASLKNGKEICLDPEAPFLKKVIQKILDGGNKEN; from the exons ATGAGCCTCCTGTCCAGCCGCGCGGCCCGTGTCCCCGGTCCTTCGAGCTCCTTGTGCGCGCTgttggtgctgctgctgctgctgacgcCGCCAGGGCCCATCGCCAGCG ctGGTCCTGTCCCTGCTGTGTTGAGAGAGCTGCGTTGCGTTTGTTTACAGACCACGCAGGGAATTCACCCCAAAATGATCAGTAATCTGCAGGTGTTCGCCATAGGCCCGCAGTGCTCCAAGGTGGAAGTGGT agcCTCCCTGAAGAACGGGAAGGAAATTTGTCTTGATCCAGAAGCCCCATTTCTAAAGAAAGTCATCCAGAAAATTTTGGACGG TGGAAACAAGGAAAACTGA
- the PPBP gene encoding platelet basic protein, with translation MSLRLDITPSCNSARPLLALQVLLLLSLLLTALASSTKGQTKRNLAKGKEESLDSDLYAELRCMCLKKTSGIHPKNIQSLEVIGKGTHCNQVEVIATLKDGRKICLDPDAPRIKKIVQKKLAGDESTD, from the exons ATGAGCCTCAGACTTGATATCACCCCTTCCTGTAACAGTGCGAGACCACTTCTTGCCCTGCAGGTGCTGCTGCTTCTGTCGCTGCTGCTGACTGCTCTGGCTTCCTCTACCAAAGGACAAACTAAGAGAAACTTGGCGAAAGGCAAAG AGGAAAGTCTAGACAGTGACTTGTACGCTGAACTGCGCTGCATGTGTCTGAAGAAAACCTCTGGAATTCATCCCAAAAACATCCAAAGTTTGGAAGTGATCGGGAAAGGAACCCATTGCAACCAAGTCGAAGTGAT AGCCACACTGAAGGATGGGAGGAAAATCTGCCTGGACCCAGATGCTCCCAGAATCAAGAAAATTGTACAGAAAAAATTGGCAGGTGATGAATCCACTGattaa
- the PF4 gene encoding platelet factor 4, protein MSSAAGFCASRPGLLFLGLLLLPVVVAFASAEAEEDGDLQCLCVKTTSQVRPRHITSLEVIKAGPHCPTAQLIATLKNGRKICLDLQAPLYKKIIKKVLESKLLAD, encoded by the exons ATGAGCTCTGCAGCCGGGTTCTGCGCCTCACGCCCAGGGCTGCTGTTCCTGGGGTTGCTGCTCCTGCCAGTTGTGGTCGCCTTCGCCAGCG CTGAAGCTGAAGAAGATGGGGACCTGCAGTGCCTGTGTGTGAAAACCACCTCCCAGGTCCGTCCCAGGCACATCACCAGCCTGGAGGTGATCAAGGCCGGACCCCACTGCCCCACTGCCCAACTGAT AGCCACGCTGAAGAATGGGAGGAAAATTTGCTTGGACCTGCAAGCTCCGCTGtacaagaaaataattaagaaagtTTTGGAGAGTAAGCTACTAGCTGACTAA